A window of Acinonyx jubatus isolate Ajub_Pintada_27869175 chromosome B2, VMU_Ajub_asm_v1.0, whole genome shotgun sequence genomic DNA:
GACTTCCGTGCTGGGAGGAAGTAGAATTACCCAGGAGAGACCCCACAGCAGCCGCTTGCCTGGGGACTGCTACTGATGCCTCCTAGGGCCTTTTCCACCTCATTAGTTACAGTTTGAAGGGAAATACGTCGCTTAACCATGAAGGTTTAGGAGTTACTTATTTAAACAACATCTTTTTGGATCAGTGTCACCAGCTGGGACtttgaagggagaaggaaaaaccTTTTCGATGTCCAAGGGATGCCATGCCGTTTGAGTTCccagaactttcttccttcccactttTAGGTGCAAAGATTGAGGTGTGTGCCCAAGCCAGAACAGCTGGCATTTCTGGCGTCTATCCATGGATCCCCTCAACTCCCGAGTTCTTCCAAACCTTTATTTTCCCCTCTGCAAAAAATAGGCTAATCTGATTTACAAACATTCTTTCCCCCTGGTTAAAACCCTAAAAAACTTCAACAGCATGGCAATGTTATGGTTAACAGATAATGAGGGATCCAATGATCTAGTATCTTCACTGTTATAAAATTCATCAGGAATCAACTATAATAGCCACACTTGCTCAGCATGGAAATCAtccaagaagaaaatttaaatgtctaCTGGCATGtttatagaagttaaaaaaaaaaatttttttttgtaatgtggcCCAAAAGTAACTGCTAATACATTACTGTATATGAAATAGATGTTTAAAGAACctgcaacaataaaaaaaaagtagtcccTAAAAGATACCAAGGAAGCTGCATCACAAACACtaaaatgataaagataaatGCAAAGAAACCCCCCTCACAAACTGCCCATTAGATATAAAGTGGGACTTTGTAAAAGCATATAGAAatatgtgctttatatatatgtacatatggaaatatacatatatgggtTCCGTGTTACATCTACTGTTTTATAATCTGGGTCAgagtgttttgcttttgttttgattttaataaaaaaatacattgtgctTGTCTTTCCCTGTCAAGAGTTATACAAAGAATGCCCTGGTCATGCTTATTTCCTTGCATGGCTCTTTTCTTAGGATTACTTTCTAGAAATGGAACTACAGAGTTAAGTGACATGtatgatttaaatttaatataaatattttagttcaCTTCAGAAAGGaggaattaaattatatttttcccaGATGTATAGGAGCATGTTCAACTCTTATGAGGGTGCATAATTTCCCACACTCTAATTAATATTGGGTTTTATGGATCCTTCTAATATTTGCCAATTTGATATATGAAActctaatacatttttattagtattttaattatttggataTTTGGTATTTTAATGTATTCGTTAgtcattttgtattttccctCTATAAAACTGTCTATTGACATGTTTAGTGTAGTATTTGTTTATGTCTTACTGTTTTGTAAAAGGCTTTTATGTTTCGAAAGCTATTAACCCTTCTTCATCATGTAAACTGCCAATAGTTTTTTCAGcgttgtctttttttctttaacatgactttgttttcttttaaagtttaaaaaaatcttaaagtagTGCATGAATCCCTGAgggttttctgttattatttcaccaatgaaaaattataaaagctttattttctttattttttataaatctgatagaaatccattttgattttatgaaATACATGAAGCAGGATGCTGAACAATATTTTTATCAGAAAGTTAAATACCACATcaacatttcttgtttttaatataatttttagtgtttatttatttttgaaagagagagacagagacagagtgtaagcagaggaagggcagagagagagggagacagaatacgaagcaggctccaggctctgagctgtcagcatagagcccaatgcagggctcgaacccacgaaccatgaagattatgacctgagctgaagtcggtcacttaaccgactgagccacccaggcacatcaaCATTTCTTGAATCCTTTTCCCATAAACACAGTGTTACTTCTTTTTATCATGGAAAACATATAAACTTTGGATActgtttaatagaaaaaaaatgacataaattttCCTCCATGGTGattgaagataaaaaaataaacctcgtGATAAGAAAACTATCATATCAATAGATAATCACTATTGAAGAAATTGTGCCATCTGCTCATGATTATTCCCACATTTACATTATATGCCCCCAACATGTAAAATATGAGTCTTGTCCTGAGTTTGAAATAGCTCACGTATATGGTTGGGAGACATCTTAGAAGCTTCAGAAAactgccccctcaccccccaccgcTCCAAGAAACAAGCTGttcaaatgaaaacaagttaACCCAGTTCAATAAAAGACAGGAAATACAAGACACTAACAGGGAACATGGGACCAGGAAATCTTTCACAGTGAAAGAAAGGTAAGAAAGGAACGTGAGTCCTAGAAGACAAAAACAGCAACTGACAAAGCAGGGAACTGCACAGATTTAAGGACCCTTGTGCCAACCATTATTGAGTAAATACATTTCTATCAAATGCTTAAAGATGTTCATTTCACCAAGGAAGTAAAAGCCTGTAGGGTATGCTACTAAAATTGAGGTACCATTTCTCCGCcatcatttaaaatgtcattttaatgtgCTATAAtccacatttataattattaggaAATTTGCGACACGTCACCAGattgatgtctttttttctcaaattaacaATTTAggttaatttagaaattaaatttgtggTCGATGAATGCTCTTCTACTTATAATAAGTTTTTCCTGCTCTCCCAAACCAAGGGTAAAGTAAAGCATATATCAAAGAATTTAGAGCAGAGTTACAATAACCAACCCAATAAAATATCTCATAACACATGAAGGTGTCATAAACCCCTAaaaagaatcagtgaatgaatCAATTGCATGTGGTAATCATGAGACCAAAAATGCTACACTGTGCCAGGGTATcagctgtttttctctcttttagccATCCTAGCCTCGCAAGTTCCTgataatgattttgttttgtacTAACTAATATTTTCAATCTCTTTAGTATGTTTTCTAGCcacaagaaaaatattactaGATGTAATATTAAGAAagctaaatgtgaaaaataacagaaattctaTCACTATCCAGAATTGATTTATAACAAGCTGGCAACCATGTATGGAACAGAGGGCACTTATTAATTCCTTCATCCCATCCTCAGAGGCAcccactgtatacactgtatacaaGAGGCAGGATCCAGGAGCTGCTGAAGCAAATTCCTGACCCAGACACTATGCAGACATCCAGCATAATAGATTTCACTGCTGCCCCAagttttcctttgggaaaagcagcaaaacaaagccaaaaacaaacaaaacaaaagcaaaaacaaaaataaacacaagacaACAACCATGTGAAAGCTAACCACAGAGAAATTTTTGACAAGTTGGGAGTGAGCAGAAAACTTTCTaaggaaaagaggcaagaatttttttttaaaggtgttttcaGGCTACGAAGGgaagaatcaatgaaataaaagagcaaaagggagggagggaagtgtgTGCAGGAAAGGAGGTATGGTGAGCTCTGTAGCCGTTAACAAATAGGGATTTGACATTTACCAGTCATGCAAATTGTTTTTTGAGAAATGACAAGGAAGTGCACCGTTAATACTGGAAAACATTGATTTATCCTGTTAAATTTGAAGAGTAAATGGTTTTCTCTTCATTAATAGTCTTACTTGCTTTTTACCAACTCATATCATTTGGAAATTGTAAAGATTGAACTTCGTCAGTCCAAATGCTTACATTTGTTCAGAGAACAAATTCATGGTGGCTGAACTGTCCTCGAAAACCCAACCACTCATGATAATTTTTAAGGCCTTCCTGAACCACgggtaaaataaagcaaaatcaaaGGGTTCATGGCTGAATTGTAATAAGCACACCAACAGCAAATCTCATAAATGTAGGCAGGGGTTATGAAGCCCATATAAGCATCAATTAATGAGTCAATACTGTACGgtaaccatgaaatcataaatGCTACCACAGTGATACCCAGGGTTTTTGCTGCTTTTCGCTCTCTCTTGGCCACTCTGGATTTGTAACTAGCTGATGACAATTCTATTTTGCCCCCAGTATCTTCAATCTTTTTAGCCTGTTGTCTAGCcacaagaaaaatattgctatagaGAATTATCATAACGAGGGTAGGTATAAAGAAGGATAGAAAATCTATCAACACCCAGTTTTGATTTACAATGGCCTGACAACCTCCTACGCAGTTGAGGGCACTAGATAATTCCTCCAGCCCATCATCATAAGCACCTGTGTAGAACACGGCACCACTGTATACAAGGGGCAGGATCCAGGAGATGCCGATGCATGCCCCTGACACAGACACCGTGAACTTGGTAGGATAGACCAGAGGCTCAGTAACAGCGATGTACCTGTCGATGGAGATGAAGCACAGGTGGAAGAGGGAAGAGTAACAAAATGCCACATCACAGCACGTGTGGAAGGTACAGAAACTCGGCCCAAAGTACCAGCAGCCCTCCACAGACCTGACCATGCTGAAGGGCATGACGGTCACCCCCACCAGAAAGTCAGCACAGGCCAGAGAGGCGATGAGAAAATTGGTTGGCGAGTGCAGCTGCTTGAAATGCAGGATTGAAATCACCACCAGGAGGTTTCCAAAAACGGCCAGCACAGCCCCCAAGCTGAACAGTGTGTAGAGAATGAGCCGGGGTCCAGGCGAGTAGGGGGCTTTCACGCAGGATCCGGTCACGTTCTGGTAGCAGAGCTGCTCAGATGCAAAGGGGGACGAGTTGGTGCTCATGGTGCATGCGGAGACGTAAATACGCCAGGTTGTCTAAAGAAATTATCAGATATTATTACtaatgtttttcctctttccactTATTATTATAAATCTTAAATGCTTTCTATATGACAAATTAAAATTGAACAGAATtatattgtaggggcacctgggtgactcagtcggttgagcgtccacctcttgattttgtcCAGTCGTTGTCTGGCAtttcctaagtttgagccctgcgtcccctacttggggttctctctcggtccccctctctctgctactTCCCCACTCaggcttgctcatgctctctgtctcaaaataaatagacatttaaaaattatattgtaggggcgcctgggtggcgcagtcggttaagcgtccgacttcagccaggtcacgatctcgctgtccgtgagttcgagccccacgtcaggctctgggctgatggctcagagcctggagcctgtttccgattctgtgtctccctctctctctgcccctcccccgttcatgctctgtctctctctgtcccaaaaaaataaataaataaataaataaacgttgaaaaaaaaattaaaaaaaaaattatattgtataAGGTTAGTGGTGTTAATTTCAACTAAATAATGCCTGGTTTCTTTAACTTGATAAAATTCccttttattcataaaaaatatggttttctttttacctctaGTGTTCTTCTTTGCAACAGCTGCTGATATGGGATGTAACTGTGGAGTTGAAGGATCACCTCCTCTTTATCTCTGTGTTGTCTGACCTGTGTTACTAAGACATGCAGTCCTTCCACATAAATAGATGCTATCAATGGGGAAATCCCTGCATGGAATCCCTATAGTATAAGGTGTGAACTTGGAAGATTATTTTCAACAGTGATGATTAGGAAAGGTATTCTATAAAACAACTCTTAACATTAAATTAGCTTAGCCATCACGCTTCTTGGgtcaaagatttcttttttcttagactTGAATCTTTCCCCTATTGTCAGTCCTGATGAGGTACCTCTTTGGATTTTTGTACAGAGGCACAATATGGTGTAAATAGTGAGAGTTAATACTTGGCTTTTTCTCTCTTGGCAGGAGCCATTCTTGTATCTGCACTGGctaccaagaaacaaaaaaggtaacATACATTAAGGATGGCTTGAGATTGGTGAAATACATCACACACAAGCATTAAAGAACAGCATGGTATTTAGACACACCAGCACTTCTGAGGTACTATGACTATCAGTGCTGGTAGAAAGGAGATCGGTTCTCTGCTCAGACATCGTCACTGGAAGCATATCTGTGATGTCTCTGTCCACATGATAAATGGGCAGTGAGCCCTCTGACTACACACATTTGTGGTTCTAACCGATAGAACTTCGGTTCCGATGCTGAACTAATTCAAATAAGGAATAATGACCAGAAAGTTGGAAAATGGGAACACAATTCCTTGGTAATTTCCTAGCCCTGCAATGTTGAACTCCACAGAGCATTACTCAGACTTCTCGAAGAAATGTTCAAGACTCTTGCCACCGCAGGGCTGTGACCTACACATGTGTGAACttgcttttcaaattataaagtgccacaggtattattattaatccatctgtccatctgctTCCTAATCTAGAAAATTAGATTCTTTctaatattatttctaatatttcctgAGAATCTggttttgtaaaataataataattgtttccATAGGCAAAGGTCTAGGCCAGGCTTTCTCAATttcagcactgttgacatttgagATCAGATAACTCTGATGTAAGGATCTGTCCTGTACATTGAACAGGATTTAGCAGCGTCCCTGCTACTAGATGCTGGTAGATTTCAGTAAAATTTCCCCAAGAGGTAaatcaaaaatgtcttcagacattgacAAGTGTCCTCTGGAAGATAAATGTCTCAATGACCTGCCTATTGAGAAACATCATTCTAGGCAAAAAATAATGATACATGATGTACACATTTAGGACAGAGAAATAACTTTATATCTCCCTTCATATTCTgagatatattcattcattcattaatcaattcaatatatatttgctgAGTGCCAGGAGTTGGGTGAAAAGcaatgaacaaaggaatgaacAAAAAATCTGGGTACACATGATCCCTGTCTCATGAAGTTTTCAATCTTGAGCTGGAAACAAACCTTtagcaagtaaacaaataaatggatatatgAATACAAATTGTGAAAagtagtaaaaaggaaaaagacagtaGCTCATGATACAGGAAGCACTTAGGCAGGTGTGGATAAAGAAGTCTCTTCAAACAGGGTAAGGCAAACAAGCTACTTCAATATTTAcagaattttaatataatatatatgggggaaaaggaaatgagaacagaGTAGAACAATAGCTGAGGGTTTCTGATGTTTTCTAGCAGAGGGTAGCTTAATAAGAAAGGAATATTAtgtccaaaaaagaaagagacagagacagaggcagagagacagggatgaAAGTCTTGCTGTGGTCTGGAAGCAGGAATGAGGGGAAGACCTGATGCTTCTTCCAGGAAGAACCTGGACAGAAGCCCAGATCTCCGTACCTTAGTTTATAAAACAAAGAGCTAGACATCTTCCAGTTTTCTACCGGGTCTAATTTCTAATTATTCCCTCTTAGCTAATTCTTAGGATATTCAGTTAGGATTTATATTCTTCCCCTTTTCACCAGTCCCCCACAACTTTCAGGGTCCAATTTAGGACAGGTTTAGAAAATGCTTCCACAACAACAGGATCAAAACAAATTCAGAGTGTTACATTTTTTGAGCCAAGGCATAACAGAGGAAGATCTTAAAGTAggtgcccagccccaccccttcaGCTCCCTTGAATGGACCcaacaatttctaaaatataatcgagagaccagagagagggggaaatacCTCGTATGGTAAAATACTATTTCCAGAATGAAGAAGTATGGATGAGTGAAAACCTGTAGATTAAAATGTTACACCAGAGCAAATCAATTACTCCTTCTGATGTCCCCGTCTCCCCAAAGAACTTTGCACTTTTCTTTATGATGCTCATACTGCCCTTGGTAGAAGGAAAGTCCCATGTTCCAAATGGCTCCTAATGACCTGAATACAGAGGTGGGGCCACAGTCTTCTCTGTAAGGAAGAATAGTTGGTGTTTGCTGCACTTACTCTCTGTCTGCCTGGCTATGAATAAGATTCTGTTGTTGAACCAATATGCTACCTTGGCCTTCTACTCACTTCTTTAAGCCTCAGGCTCCTCACTTAGGAAATAGAAGTAATAATATTTGCCCTCTTACAGGGTTGTTGAGAAGACTGAGAGTGCAGGTAAGGGATCCCATGCACCCAGTGAGAGGGTTCCGTGACATGGATAAATCATTATTAGGTTGAAATTGGCTTTATTGTTATATCTTTCCAGTTCCAGAGCCCACGTGTTGCATACCAGACagaagcacttaataaatgttcactgaTGCAAAGGTCAATAGCAAAGGCAGCACACAACCAGAATAAGTTCACAGAAGAGAATAATGAGGGAAGTAGCTGGTTTCTTTATAATGAAAGTTTTTAGAAACTTACAAAAATAGAACAATATGTTGATTTAGGAAAGGAAGTGGTAAAATTAGATGATTTGTCTAATTTtgaaagacactaaaaaaaagacaagtgtaAATGTATTAAACTAGATGTTGAAAGTGTTTATTTGAATCCAGAAGCTTTATGATATTCTCCAGATTTCTAGAACATTTTGGTTTTAGCTTCCTTGTTCTTAAAATGAGGCAGCAGGATGATTCTCTAGCTTGCAGAACAGGATGAGAAAAAGTTACTCTACTGAAACCACTAGAATCAAAAGAAATTGATGATATTCAGTGTTGGAACTGAAGAATTGTGGCTAAAATGATACTAAACATTCTAGGGTGCCTTTAATCATCTGTAAAATCCAATAAAGATAAGAGTTTCTTACAAACACAGTATAGTCAGAAATAATACACTATTTCAGGAAATTTTGCCACTTCATAGCATTTGTATAATAATAGAAATGATATGCTGGTAGATAATGTTGATTTACATTATtctagaaattagagaaaaatagcaagtattatttttatgtattcattcctACCCCAAAGATATGATGCCCCGGTTTTGAAATCTTGGTGTCTGATTGCCCCAAAACTAAAGCTAGAACAGAATCAAGTAGTTTAATTGCATTGTGCATGAGATGTAGAGCACCTTCCAGTCTTACTACCAAGAATAAGTCTTCATCTCCGAAATAACTGTTCCATCCACTGTTAATTGCATAGCTAATCAGTTTCCCTTTCTATGGGTCATAATGAAATACACTTACTAGGTTCTGTCTTATTATCATGTTATgcctttcatttcagttttatttaattttttggattaaattttattttatttcattttactttattttattcgaTTTTATTCCAATATAGTTGacatatggtgttatattagtttcatgtgtacaatatagtgattgaacaattccatacatcatgGAGGAACTTATCACAAgggtactccttaatccccatcacctatttcacccttcaTCCCTCACCCATCTCCCTTCGGTTATTTATAGagaacatcagtttgttctctacaattaagagtctatttcatgactttctttctctcctttttttttctttgctaatttttttttttgtgctttaaatttcacagatgagtgaaatcatatggtatttgtctttctctgattggcttattttgcttaatattacactctctagttctatccatggtgttgcaaatg
This region includes:
- the LOC106976862 gene encoding trace amine-associated receptor 6-like — encoded protein: MSTNSSPFASEQLCYQNVTGSCVKAPYSPGPRLILYTLFSLGAVLAVFGNLLVVISILHFKQLHSPTNFLIASLACADFLVGVTVMPFSMVRSVEGCWYFGPSFCTFHTCCDVAFCYSSLFHLCFISIDRYIAVTEPLVYPTKFTVSVSGACIGISWILPLVYSGAVFYTGAYDDGLEELSSALNCVGGCQAIVNQNWVLIDFLSFFIPTLVMIILYSNIFLVARQQAKKIEDTGGKIELSSASYKSRVAKRERKAAKTLGITVVAFMISWLPYSIDSLIDAYMGFITPAYIYEICCWCAYYNSAMNPLILLYFTRGSGRP